The region AAGTTTTGGCTACTCTGATAGTTCAGTGTGAGTCACACCCACTCTGTGGCCTGGCTATGTTGGGGAAACAGGTGGGGATGCACCGTCCCATGTGGTTCAGATGGTGTTTGAGAAGAGTTCCCCAAAAGAACcacaaaatgaagaaatcacTGTGAGCAAACAAAAACATGGCTATGTAAACGCTTGGCAATAACAATTAAAGTAACTAACTAGATGCCTCCACTTTGCCCATGAAAAAATATAGGTTTTCTGTATTGGGCCTTTCTGATTGCCCTTCCAGGGTACTTTGCATCACTAGGTTTCCCATTTCAGAAGACCTGGGCCAGTGTCAGAACTCTGACACTGAAGAGCCCTGTGAAGATGAGGAAGACTCTCCTACTTTCTGGGGGGTTCTTAGTAGGAAATTAGATATGAGACCAGCACTCCCTACTCAGCCCAAAGATTCAccttttgacttaaaaaaaaaaaaatcacttctcctTGCTGGGTCCTAATCTTCTTATCTAAGTGAGGGTAAGGGATTATCTCTAAAATAATCTAagataatcaatttaaaaaaaaaaaaaaaaacaggaaatccCAAAGCATCTGCAATCCTGACCTTGTGGGCAAAGCTTTCCAATCTCCCAAGCCAGATACTTAAAAATTCCATCTGGTGTTAAGGAAGGTAGAGCAGGGAAGCAAAAGCCTGTGTTCACAGAGCAGGCCTGCAGCGGTGTGTACAGGGGTGGGGAGGTCCAGAGCCATAGGGTGGAATTGCCAGGAAGCACTTCCAGGACCACAGCCCAACCTCACTACCACAGCTGAGGCTTAATGAACACCTCACCCTTTGCTTCATAGTTCAGCGCCTTCCAGTTAAGGACATTAGGACTGAGGTTCCCACCAATATAGACAGTGTTAATCTCTTCCGGCGACAGCACAAAGTCCCACATGTTCACATCTCCAATGTCTCCCACCAAACACTGGTTTCTATCAAAGCCCCCAGCGAACGCATCCTGCTCCTGCCCCAGGATGATGCTGGCGTCTTTCCCCAGAGAGGCTCCCTTCTCCAGACTCTTCCTCACCCGGGGTTTCCCATTCACCCAGAGCTCTGCAATTCCGGAGGTGGACTCCCAGCTGGCACAGATGTGTGTTGGAGCTTGAGTATTTTCGAAACTCTGGAATGATACCTCCTTCCCATGTACTCCAAAAGTATAGCCTCTACCCTTAGACCAAAATATGAGGATCTCGTTAGGTTGCTGCCTGGTGGCATAAGAGAAAATGCTGTAGCTGCGGGTTCGGGCCAGCTCTGTGTAGAAATAGAGACACACGGTGAAGGCTTTGAGTGGGGTCTCTAACTGTGTTTTCAGAGATACGTAGGAATTCTCCGTCTCTTTGGGAAACACGAAGGCCTTCTTATGCAAGTCTgtgagacagaaagcagaggagaGGTGAGAAGTTTCTCAGATCACAAAGATCTATTCCTGCATAAATAGAGTTTGGGATTGAGAAATAGACTGATTTTTCCTCagtgtcatacacacacacagacatacacacactcacccatGCTGGATGTCCCTCTGACTTCACCTTGTATAATCTTAGGCCCCACTCCTATCACTCAAATCAAATACTTGGCACATCCTGGAGTAGCCCCTACCTGTCTGGCCCAAAACACTAGAGAAGCCGACCAAGGCCAGGAAGCACCACAACAGCCTCTCCATGGTCAGTCTATGCCTCCAATACTTCTAGCATCTGGATTCACCCTTCTGGAGAAGATGTCTTTGGCTGAAAGCTCAGCAACCAGAAGTCCTAGATTCTTTGCCTCTAGACCTGCTCCATCCTGCATGGATTTATATCCAAGGCAGTGGGGGAGTCTGTGCCACCACGTAAATGATTTTCCAATACTAGCTTTCTCAGCAAGTGTCAGGGCTCTGGAAATAAGGGAAGCAAAATAATTCTGGAACAGAGAAATCAATGTTGGTTATTTATTACAAGCTCCTGTGACTATGAGATCACCAATTCTTTGTGACAGGAAAAATGAAGAAGCTCTCTGAGAGTTCCACTTGGGTATTTatcttgagaaaataatttaaaaaatcttaatagaAGCATGGCCATCTGAGAACATATCATAGTGCATCTCTAGCACCCACTTCAGCCCGAGTCTTGGTGTTTCATGGAGGATAGCTTCTGGAGATGAACATCATTGCCAACCCTTTTCAGATGCCTCCAGTTCACAAATTGGGTAATACCAAAAACAAACATGTCATCCACAGAGCCAAGGACAATTTTTTCTTTGTCAGCTGAGTTTCATTGCAAGGAAATCTCTGGTCCAGTGAAACATGTGCCTGATCACAAACGTACCATATGTCAGAGTTTCTTCATGTCAAGATTCAGGGAGGAATCAAGATGATGCAcccagtccttcagttgtgtccgactctttgctactctatAGACTGCATCCCACAGTCCTATGGATgcatgaaggtgaaggtgaagttgctcagtcatgtccaactctttgcgaccccatggactgtagcctacctggctcttccatccatgggattttccaggcaagagtactggagtggattgccatttctttctccagaggatcttcctgacccagggatccaacccaggtctcccgcatggtaggcagacactttaccatctgagccaccagggaagtccatagaaaATCTctatggactcctctgtccatgggattttccaggcaagaatactggagtgggttgctatttccttcttcaagggatcttcctgacccagggatcaaacccacaccccttgtatctcctgcattggctgggaaGCCAGTCTTACTATGGGTCTTTATTTAATCCAGTCTTCAAATGGCTATTTAGCTCCTCCTCTCTCTTCAAACCCCCAGAATCTCATCCATTCTTATGTGCAGCAATCACAGCTCTTTACTGAGAAATTAGAAGAAAGCCACTGTATTTCTTGTAGCAGAGGCTTCTGGCAGCTGCACGATACCCATTCTCCACTTCTCATCCAGTAAGAACAGGTTGGTTGAGCACACGGTCACCTACTCAAATACTAaacttcccagcctcctctgcagTTAGGAGTGAGAATGTGATTACATTCTGGCCAATGACATGTGAACAGAAGGAATAAGGACATTTTCCAGGTTGCCCCCTTTAAAGACTTCTCTTGTGCTCTTCCTTTCCACTTACCCTCTGCCTTCTATCTAGTATTCAGACATAATAATAGGAGCTAGAGTATCACTTCTCGACCACCATAGGTGAGATGCACATTTGAGGTTGCAGATAGATGGAGCCTGGATAATTGACTATGGAATCACTGCATCAGCTCTAGACTAACTACCCCAACATCCCAACATTTCCTTGAAGGAGACATACTGTCTTTTGTTAAATCAAAACTATTAATGTGGTCTTCCTGCTATAAAATCCAAACTGATATCTTTACACATCCTCCCATCTCCAAATCTACCAGCCTTTCTGAATCTTTACTTACATATACTGCCTCCCTCTTATGACAAAGGATGAACTGTCTGTCTATATCTAAGGGCAACCTTTATACTTCTGCAAAGGATCCCAGACCCTCTTAATCACTCAGAGTTTTGCTTCcatcagtatcctatcttttgcatcattaatttcttcatctttactCAATCATTCCCCAAACCAGACAAACATGCTGTAATATATTTAATCTTttacagaaaggagaaaagaagggaggaaggatcccacatgtcaGGCATCCCAAGATTCCACACTTCTTCAGCTACTGTTCATCATTTCTGCTCTCATTTACTGGAAAACTCCTGGAAAGGGTTTTGTGTACTGACaatctctgtttccccatctcctgTTTTCTCCTCAATCCATGCAAACAAGACTTTGGCCTCCACCACTTCAGCAAAACGAACGTAAGCAAAAATCTCTTCCTTGTTAAACTTAATCATTGATTTCTGGCTTGACTTCTCATCAACAACTGACAACAGCTATGTGCCAGAATGCTTGAATACTggcacatagatttttttttaagtgaaatggtTTTAAAGTTCTCTGCCTAACAGAAGTGgtcctccctttcccctctctccATCCTTGACTCCCAGGTGGAACTAAGAGATGGCAGAGCCTTCAAGGACATTGCTTGAGTCTCTCAATCTAGTCTTACTAGTTTCACCTCAGGTCCTCTGAAGTGAAGTCTATTAGCCAATATACcctctttttacttattttagttGGTTGTGTAATATTGACATTTCAAAGAGTTTTCACAAATAGAAATCTCCCCGACAATTGTGTGTCCAAACTGATTACTACTTGCCCTAAAATGAAATATCCATTTAGCATCCTTGCCCCaggaatccccctcccaccccagaaaAGTATAGGTTTTTTATGGAAGGGGCAGCATATAAGCTGAGACACAGGTAGGGAAGCAAAGGTTTTAAGACTAAGAAAATAATACGAGCAATGGTCACCACAAACTTCATTTTCTATTGCTTCATTCACAAACTCCAAAAAAATTTCTTGAACCTCTCTGTGCATGATAGTCCATTTTAGTGAATCAATATCTTTTCAGTCCTCAAATTTTATTGGTTTGCAAGACAAAATTCTGAGATATCCTTACTCTGTACCAATTATACCAATTCACTCTCTTATTTACTCTCTATAGTGGTTCGTTAGTGTATCTTCTCTGCCTGATAATTCTCACTTACTAATCACTATTAGTATTGCTGTTGTGTTTGCCAGCAAAATAATTACAGTTGTATTTGTAAAGTATTATTGTCCCTCTCTGTTCCCACCATTCATAAAAACTTGCTAATGAAACAATGTATAGAAAATTTGGGCCTGAGGTCTTTCAAAATAAGTGAGAGGCTTTCAAGTTTCCTTGAACAAGAAAATAATAGACCTGTGTTTGAAATTTTCACTGGTGGCAGCATGGAGGATGTATTGGAGTGAGAGAGATGGTAAACAGGGAGAACCCCTTAGTGGGTCTTAGTTCATTAGTACAACAAGACACATGTTAGGAGATTTACCAGGAATCAGGCACTAAACTAGCTAActagaaagtttttaaaatcattctggaCCCAATCCCAGTGTGGCaaagcagggtgtgtgtgtgtgtgtgtgtgtgtgtgtgtgtgtgtcttcacaACACCAAATAATGCTTCAGTATCAGTTGCATGCCCTACAATTCAATTTTAATACTATCTCCCCAGAGATAgtatcagattccacaggttaaggATTCATTCTTACAAGACTGCCCCCCCCAACCATCCCTTCAAATGCCAATCTGAAGCCCAGGTTGTGCTATAGACCTACTGGCTATACAGCAGAGATTCCAACAACCTCCTCCACCCTGGGTTCGATTAATCTGCCAAAGTGGTTCacaaaaacattttacttactaggtTACCCCTTAGTTATtaaaggatataactcaggaacagctaGATGGAGGAGATGCATAGGTCAAGGTCTGGGGAAAAGTGAAGAGCTTCTATGCCATCTCTGAACACACCACTCTCTTCACATCTCCACATGTTCACCATCTTGGAAACTCTGAACACCTTTTGGGTATTTATGGGGGCTTCTttcacagaaggcaatggcaccccactccagtacttttgcctggaaaatctcatggacggaggagcttgatgggctgcagtccatggggttgctaggagtcgtactccactgggcaacttcactttcacttttcagtttcatgcattggagaaggaaatggcaacccactccagagttcttgcctggagaatcccagggatgggggagcctggtggaaggccatctatggggtcgcacagagtcggacatgactaaagcgacttagcagcagcagcagcagcagcagcagcagcagcagcagcagcattacatcATTTGCCATTCGTGACTGAGCTCAACCTTCagctcctctttcctccctggAGGTATGGGGGTGacactgaaagttccaaccctctaaccACATGgttatgtggtccactggagaagggaatggcaaaccacttcagtattcttgccttgagaaccccatgaacagtatgaaaaggcaaagtgatagaatactgaaagacaTACTccccagtaggtgcccaatatgttactggagatcagtggagaaataactccagaaagaatgaagggatggagccaaagcaaaaacaatacccagctgtggatgtgactggtgatagaagcaaggtccgatgctgtaaaga is a window of Ovis aries strain OAR_USU_Benz2616 breed Rambouillet chromosome 1, ARS-UI_Ramb_v3.0, whole genome shotgun sequence DNA encoding:
- the CRP gene encoding C-reactive protein produces the protein MERLLWCFLALVGFSSVLGQTDLHKKAFVFPKETENSYVSLKTQLETPLKAFTVCLYFYTELARTRSYSIFSYATRQQPNEILIFWSKGRGYTFGVHGKEVSFQSFENTQAPTHICASWESTSGIAELWVNGKPRVRKSLEKGASLGKDASIILGQEQDAFAGGFDRNQCLVGDIGDVNMWDFVLSPEEINTVYIGGNLSPNVLNWKALNYEAKGEVFIKPQLW